The Candidatus Dormiibacterota bacterium genome includes a window with the following:
- a CDS encoding CerR family C-terminal domain-containing protein, whose product MVPARALARPVTGSPARTRERLLEAAERLFAERGFRATSVRALTSEARCNVASVNYHFGGKEGLYREMFRRRLVALREQRIAGIRRAMEEAGGSASLELTIGAFTTAFLEPHLDQSGGRRLMRMFSRELLDPHLRPGTLQREMVEPVRRALTEALQAACRGLDSRTARRCVHSVVAQLAHVVQMRNAPGAMRDKELRDFSLADAVDHIVRFSAAGIRACLS is encoded by the coding sequence ATGGTGCCGGCCCGCGCGCTCGCCCGACCCGTGACCGGTTCACCGGCCAGGACGCGCGAGCGACTGCTCGAGGCTGCGGAGAGACTGTTTGCCGAGCGCGGGTTCCGCGCCACCTCGGTGCGCGCCCTCACGTCCGAGGCTCGCTGCAACGTCGCCTCCGTCAATTACCATTTCGGCGGCAAGGAGGGCCTGTACCGCGAGATGTTCCGTCGCCGGCTCGTGGCCCTGCGCGAGCAGCGCATCGCGGGCATCAGGCGCGCCATGGAGGAGGCCGGCGGCAGCGCGAGCCTGGAGCTGACGATCGGCGCCTTCACGACCGCGTTCCTCGAGCCGCACCTGGACCAGAGCGGCGGGCGGCGGCTGATGCGCATGTTCTCCCGCGAGCTCCTCGATCCGCACCTGAGGCCGGGCACGCTGCAGCGGGAGATGGTCGAGCCGGTCCGGCGCGCCCTGACCGAGGCGCTCCAGGCCGCCTGCCGCGGTCTCGATTCGCGTACCGCCCGGCGATGCGTCCACTCGGTCGTCGCCCAGCTGGCGCACGTCGTGCAGATGCGGAACGCGCCCGGAGCGATGCGCGACAAGGAGCTGCGCGACTTCTCGCTCGCGGACGCGGTGGACCACATCGTGCGATTTTCAGCCGCGGGGATCCGCGCGTGCCTGTCATGA
- a CDS encoding ornithine cyclodeaminase family protein: MRPAGVLYLSRADVEAAGVPMRAIIERLEEVFREKGHGRTEMPPKPGIHPGPPGNDNFIHAMPAYLPALSVAGVKWIGGFPGNQARGLPYISGLLILNDAATGLPVAIMDATWITAMRTGAATAVAARHLARKGAASFGILGCGVQARTNLEAVAAVLPSLKEVRAYDIHPERAARYCEEMGRAHPGLRLAPAATPREAVEGLDVVVTAGPILAKPDPAIRPEWLSDGALGVPLDYDSYWKPEALAAADRFLTDDTPQLVGTRAGGVFFQRIPEVYADLGEVAAGLKDGRLHDRERLICMNLGIALEDMATALLVLERAVSSGLGTRLPL, encoded by the coding sequence ATGAGGCCCGCCGGCGTCCTGTACCTGTCGCGGGCCGACGTCGAGGCGGCCGGCGTCCCGATGCGGGCGATCATCGAGCGGCTCGAGGAGGTGTTCCGCGAGAAGGGCCACGGACGGACGGAGATGCCGCCGAAGCCGGGGATCCATCCGGGACCGCCGGGCAACGACAATTTCATCCACGCCATGCCGGCCTACCTCCCCGCCCTGAGCGTGGCCGGGGTGAAGTGGATCGGCGGCTTTCCCGGGAACCAGGCGCGCGGTCTCCCCTACATCTCGGGGCTCCTGATCCTGAACGATGCGGCCACAGGTCTGCCCGTGGCGATCATGGACGCCACCTGGATCACGGCGATGCGCACCGGTGCTGCGACGGCCGTCGCGGCCAGGCACCTGGCGCGCAAGGGGGCCGCGTCGTTCGGAATCCTCGGCTGCGGCGTGCAGGCGCGCACGAACCTCGAGGCGGTGGCGGCGGTGCTCCCCTCGCTCAAGGAGGTGCGCGCCTACGACATCCACCCGGAGAGGGCGGCGCGTTACTGCGAGGAGATGGGAAGAGCCCATCCGGGGCTGCGTCTCGCCCCCGCGGCGACGCCCCGTGAAGCCGTCGAAGGCCTCGATGTCGTCGTCACCGCCGGTCCGATCCTGGCGAAACCGGACCCCGCCATCCGGCCCGAGTGGCTCTCGGATGGCGCGCTCGGTGTGCCGCTCGACTACGACTCGTACTGGAAGCCCGAGGCGCTGGCCGCGGCGGACCGCTTCCTGACCGACGACACGCCGCAGCTCGTGGGCACGCGCGCCGGCGGGGTCTTCTTCCAGCGCATCCCGGAGGTGTACGCCGACCTCGGGGAAGTCGCCGCCGGTCTCAAGGACGGGCGCCTCCACGACCGCGAGCGTCTCATCTGCATGAACCTCGGAATCGCCCTCGAGGACATGGCGACGGCCCTCCTCGTCCTCGAGCGCGCCGTCTCGTCGGGGCTGGGGACCCGGCTCCCTCTGTAG
- a CDS encoding mechanosensitive ion channel family protein, producing the protein MPALDNLTALQWAASPWIQAPAALVLWIGLFLVVKTIVLGALRRMAAKTAWTWDDILIEALSTPLLITILGSGLLVFDRILPLEPEWDRGFDVLFAFSISLALVLFVDRVTRGVLDRLASESPVLSGARGLIQGSVRGLVIGLGLLVFLDSIGISITPILASLGVGSLAVALALQDTLANLFAGLYMIADKPIEPGHMIRLPGGEEGYVTRVGWRSTWIRMPQNNMLILPNSKLAGNTIINYDLPQPDITVTVTVGVHYASDLDAVERVTLEVARDVQRTVQGAVPDAEPAVRYQGFADSSIQFQVALRASDFPGTAVVRHEFVKRLQRRYRSEGIVVPYPVRTLDIPPGHAAGLKEALGGGAGAPAPERPVGFTVPGPPERRGS; encoded by the coding sequence ATGCCCGCGCTCGACAACCTGACGGCTCTCCAGTGGGCGGCTTCTCCCTGGATCCAGGCGCCGGCAGCCCTGGTCCTCTGGATCGGCCTGTTCCTCGTCGTCAAGACGATCGTCCTCGGCGCCCTGCGCCGGATGGCCGCGAAGACCGCGTGGACCTGGGACGACATCCTCATCGAGGCTCTGTCCACCCCCCTGCTCATCACCATCCTCGGAAGCGGCTTGCTGGTGTTCGACAGGATCCTGCCGCTCGAGCCGGAATGGGATCGCGGCTTCGATGTCCTGTTCGCATTCTCGATCTCCCTGGCTCTTGTGCTGTTCGTCGATAGAGTCACGCGCGGCGTGCTCGACCGGCTCGCCTCCGAATCGCCCGTCCTGAGCGGTGCCCGCGGCCTCATCCAGGGGAGCGTGCGCGGCCTCGTGATCGGTCTCGGGCTCCTCGTCTTCCTCGACAGCATCGGCATCTCCATCACCCCGATCCTGGCCTCCCTGGGAGTCGGCAGTCTGGCCGTCGCGCTGGCGCTCCAGGACACGCTCGCCAACCTGTTCGCCGGTCTCTACATGATCGCCGACAAGCCGATCGAGCCGGGGCACATGATCAGGCTTCCGGGGGGCGAAGAGGGGTACGTCACGCGGGTCGGCTGGCGCAGCACCTGGATCCGGATGCCGCAGAACAACATGCTGATTCTTCCGAACTCGAAGCTGGCAGGCAACACGATCATCAACTATGACCTGCCGCAGCCGGACATCACCGTCACGGTCACGGTGGGCGTGCACTACGCCAGCGATCTCGACGCGGTGGAGAGGGTGACGCTCGAAGTGGCGCGCGACGTGCAGCGCACCGTGCAGGGAGCCGTCCCGGATGCCGAGCCGGCGGTGCGCTACCAGGGGTTCGCCGACTCGTCGATCCAGTTCCAGGTCGCGCTCCGCGCATCCGATTTCCCGGGGACGGCCGTGGTCCGGCACGAGTTCGTGAAACGACTGCAGCGCCGCTACCGCAGCGAAGGGATCGTCGTCCCGTATCCGGTGCGCACGCTCGATATCCCGCCCGGCCACGCCGCGGGACTCAAGGAGGCGCTGGGGGGCGGCGCGGGCGCCCCCGCGCCGGAGCGACCCGTCGGATTCACCGTCCCCGGTCCCCCCGAGAGACGCGGTTCATGA